The Pukyongia salina genome segment ATAAATTAAATTCACATTAGTGTGTTAAGGAATTTAAAAAAAGTACTATATTTATATGATCATTAATCTAAAACTTAATTAATTATGAAAAAACTACGACTATTTATTATGGCGTTAGCTGTAGGTACTGTTGGTGCGTTTGCACAGGTAGCCGAAGCTGGGCCTGCCGGACCAGCTCCTAACGGTAATACTCCTGATGCATTATTTGATCTTCAGTACATTGTTGACGTTGGAGTTAATGGAAGTATTGGAGCACAGTCTCAAGCGGGTGTTGCCTTTATCAACAACGAATGGTGGGTATCTACCTGGAACACGGATCAGATTCACATTCTTGATGCCGCTGGTGCATTTATTCAAACAATTGTTGTTCCTGGTGTAACCGGAACACGTGCTTTAACCACAGATGGAACAAACCTTTATTTAGGTACAGCTGGACTTAATATTTTTGAAGTAGACCCTGTAGCAATGACGGTTTCCAATACTATCAATGTCACAACAGGTTCATCTGCTTCTGCCAGAATGGTAACATATGATGAGACTCTTGACGGAGGTAACGGTGGTTTCTGGATCGGTAACTTTGGTTCAGATATCGCTTCTGTAGATATGAGTGGAAATGAGCTTTCTGTTATTGGTGCAGCAACTCATGGAACTACTATCTATGGTGGAGCTGTAGATAACGTTTCTGCTGGTGGACCTTTCCTTTGGATCCATGACCAGAATGGTGTAGCTCCTAGCCGTGACTTCATTGTTCAGTTAGAGCTTCCTAGTGGAACACCAACTGGAGTTGTTTACGACTTTACAGCAGATGGTGCTAGTGCAGGCGCAACTGATGTTCTTGCAGGTGGATTGTTTATCACAGATGAGGTTGATCCTGCTATGTGGCAGATGATCGGTCTTTGTCAGTGTACTCCTTCTAACTTGATCTTCGGACTTGAGTTACTGCCTATCGCAGGAGTTGGAGACAATGCACTTACAGATTTCTCAATTGCTCCTAACCCAGCAAACGGAAGTACTGTAACTATTAACACTGGTATCCAGGCTGAAATGCAGGTTGCTGTATTCGATGTTCTTGGAAAACAAGTTATCAATACCGTTCTTACTAATAATGAATTAAGTGTTGAAGGACTTAACGCCGGAGTTTATATGGTACAAGTTACTCAGCAAGGAAACACAGCTGTTAAAAAATTAGTTGTAAAGTAATTGCCACTTGAATTTTAAACCGAAAAGCCACATCGATCTGATGTGGCTTTTTTGTTATTATATCTAACCTAATTGTTTGGCTTTAACTTTTTTCAGCCGTATTTTTGTTCATCTTAAATCTTCGAAAAGAAAACCATAATGGGATTTATATCTACTTCCATAGCCCGTAAGGTTGCCATGGCACTTTCCGGTCTGTTTCTTGTCTTTTTCCTTGGGCAACATTTTGTAATAAATATTTCATCGGTGATAGATCCGGACACCTTTAATTCCTGGTCACATTTTATGGGAACCAATGGCCTGGTACAATTCCTGCTACAGCCGGTTTTAATCTTTGGTGTGGTCTTTCATTTCATAATGGGATTCAT includes the following:
- a CDS encoding T9SS type A sorting domain-containing protein, producing MKKLRLFIMALAVGTVGAFAQVAEAGPAGPAPNGNTPDALFDLQYIVDVGVNGSIGAQSQAGVAFINNEWWVSTWNTDQIHILDAAGAFIQTIVVPGVTGTRALTTDGTNLYLGTAGLNIFEVDPVAMTVSNTINVTTGSSASARMVTYDETLDGGNGGFWIGNFGSDIASVDMSGNELSVIGAATHGTTIYGGAVDNVSAGGPFLWIHDQNGVAPSRDFIVQLELPSGTPTGVVYDFTADGASAGATDVLAGGLFITDEVDPAMWQMIGLCQCTPSNLIFGLELLPIAGVGDNALTDFSIAPNPANGSTVTINTGIQAEMQVAVFDVLGKQVINTVLTNNELSVEGLNAGVYMVQVTQQGNTAVKKLVVK